The Vibrio bathopelagicus genomic sequence TCTTATCAAGCATAATGCGTTGTGAAAGGTCAAACCAGGGTATCAAAGGTTCATTAGTAATTTCATTGGGCGGCAGTTTGCACGTCATGTCGAGTTGGCCATCTGGGGAGCAAAAGCGCATTCGAGTGAAGCTATTGATCGCATAGCGATAACGTTCTATGCCTTGCAACTCTTTGCTCCAGAGATCTGGCGTGTTGCTGTACATATTCTCAATAAGCCATCGCCAACGGTCCGATTTAAGTAACGACGTTATTTCTCGGTTCTCTGTACGTGCTTGTTCTAAGTCCCATTGAGGTGAGATGCCCGCATGTGTCATGACAAACTCTGGGTGCTCTTGCATCAAGGGTTGTTGTCTTAACCATTCCAGCAGTTGGTCACTGTCTTCAGCGTCAAGAATTGGTTGAGTTTTATCTTTTGGTTTGGCTGAAAAGAGGCCTAAGGATACAGCAAGTAGATGTAAATCATGATTACCCAATACCACCTTTGCTGAGCAACCAAGGCCACGAACAAAACGTAACGTCTCCAAGGATTTAGGGCCACGAGCAACTAAGTCTCCGGCGACCCATAAAGTATCTTGTTGTTTATCAAAGTTGATGGTTTCAAGCAGTAACTGAAGTTCGTCGAAGCATCCTTGGATGTCTCCGACAATATAATTCGACACAGCATTTTCCTGTAAGTGGTAGAGATGTGTACTAGTTAAGAATATTGGGGATAGCCAGTCTAAATGGGTCGACTTCTGTTATGAAATCAATGCCTTTATGATCGGTCATCACATAGTGACCTTGCATAACGCCCACTGGAGTTTCTATGACTGTACCGCTGGTATACGTGTATTCGTCATTGGCTTCAATCACAGGCTGTTGTCCAACTACGCCATCACCTTCTATGGTGAGTTGTTTACCGTTAGAGTCGGTAATCAGCCAGCGGCGAGACATAAGTTGTACCGTTGTTTTACTTAGATTTTTGATGGTAATGATGTAAGCGAAAACGTAGCGATTCTTAGATGGCTCAGATTGTTCTTCAATATATTTAGAATGAACCTGGCATTTGATACAAGGCGTAGATATATCCATATTCGCACCTTTTGTTGTTGGTATGCTTTAAGTATTACATAAAAAATAGGCTCCTCACCGAAGTGTAGGAGCCTTTTACGATTATTTGTCAGCGTTGTGACTGTCGTGCAACCAGTTCGCCATATCGACAAACTGTTCGAGTGTCAGGTTCTCAGGGCGCATGCCAGGGTTTACTCCTAGCTCTTCAAGCTCCTCTTTACTGATTAAGCTCTTGTAACAGTTACGGACTGTTTTACGACGCTGGTTGAAGCCTTCACGACACACGCGATCTAACCACTTAAGATCTTTTGCCGGATAAGGCAGTACTTCATAAGGCTGAAGGCGAACGACTGCTGAGTCTACTTTCGGTGGCGGAACAAATGCTGTTGGTGGCACTTCTAACACAGGAGTGACTTTACAGTAATATTGAGCCATAACCGTTAGACGACCGTAAGCTTTAGTACCAGGGCCAGCTGCTAATCGGTTAACGACTTCTTTTTGAAGCATAAAGTGCATGTCTTGCACGTCTTTATGGAATTCAAAAAGGTGGAACATCAATGGTGTAGAGATGTTGTATGGCAAGTTACCGAAGATACGTAGCTTGTTGTTTGGCTTAACAAGTTGTTCGAAATCGAACTTCATTGCAT encodes the following:
- the rsmA gene encoding 16S rRNA (adenine(1518)-N(6)/adenine(1519)-N(6))-dimethyltransferase RsmA; this encodes MRNDVHLGHKARKRFGQNFLNDPYIIDGIVSSINPLPGQNLIEIGPGLGAITEPVGKLVDKFTVIELDRDLAERLRNHPDLAEKLTIYEGDAMKFDFEQLVKPNNKLRIFGNLPYNISTPLMFHLFEFHKDVQDMHFMLQKEVVNRLAAGPGTKAYGRLTVMAQYYCKVTPVLEVPPTAFVPPPKVDSAVVRLQPYEVLPYPAKDLKWLDRVCREGFNQRRKTVRNCYKSLISKEELEELGVNPGMRPENLTLEQFVDMANWLHDSHNADK
- the apaG gene encoding Co2+/Mg2+ efflux protein ApaG encodes the protein MDISTPCIKCQVHSKYIEEQSEPSKNRYVFAYIITIKNLSKTTVQLMSRRWLITDSNGKQLTIEGDGVVGQQPVIEANDEYTYTSGTVIETPVGVMQGHYVMTDHKGIDFITEVDPFRLAIPNILN
- a CDS encoding symmetrical bis(5'-nucleosyl)-tetraphosphatase, yielding MSNYIVGDIQGCFDELQLLLETINFDKQQDTLWVAGDLVARGPKSLETLRFVRGLGCSAKVVLGNHDLHLLAVSLGLFSAKPKDKTQPILDAEDSDQLLEWLRQQPLMQEHPEFVMTHAGISPQWDLEQARTENREITSLLKSDRWRWLIENMYSNTPDLWSKELQGIERYRYAINSFTRMRFCSPDGQLDMTCKLPPNEITNEPLIPWFDLSQRIMLDKTVLFGHWAALEGYSGKDVIGLDTGCVWGGELTVLRWEDKKFFTQNAL